In Lodderomyces elongisporus chromosome 1, complete sequence, a genomic segment contains:
- the HOM2 gene encoding aspartate-semialdehyde dehydrogenase (BUSCO:EOG09262YAU): protein MVKRAGVLGATGSVGQRFILLLSKHPEFEIHALGASARSAGKPYKDAVSWKQTDILPASAQGVVVQECKPEGAFTECDIVFSGLDSDVAGDIEKAFVDAGLAVISNAKNYRREKDVPLVVTIINPEHLDIVENKVKAARAKGEEKKKTGFLICISNCSTAGLVAPLKPLVDKFGPIDALTATTLQAISGAGFSPGVSGMDILDNIVPYISGEEDKLEWETKKILGTLNKEGTEVVNIPEDEMKVSAQCNRVPVIDGHTECISLRFAQRPPPSVEEVKKTLREYVCEASKLGCHSAPKQTINVLEQEDRPQPRLDRERDNGYSVSVGRIREDSLLDFKMVVLSHNTIIGAAGSGILIAEILNARGLI, encoded by the coding sequence ATGGTTAAAAGAGCAGGTGTTTTAGGAGCCACTGGGTCGGTTGGCCAGAGGTTTATTCTCTTGTTGTCAAAACACCCGGAATTTGAGATTCACGCCTTGGGTGCTTCAGCTAGATCAGCTGGCAAGCCATACAAAGATGCAGTCAGTTGGAAACAAACGGATATCTTGCCCGCCTCGGCACAAGGTGTCGTGGTGCAAGAATGTAAACCTGAAGGTGCATTTACTGAATGTGATATTGTGTTTTCAGGCTTGGACTCTGATGTCGCCGGAGATATCGAAAAGGCATTTGTCGACGCAGGATTAGCTGTCATTTCCAATGCCAAAAACTATAGAAGGGAAAAAGATGTTCCATTGGTTGTGACTATAATAAATCCGGAACATCTTGATATTGTAGAAAACAAAGTGAAAGCAGCAAGGGCCAAAGGtgaggagaagaaaaagactgggtttttgatttgtatttcaaattgttcGACCGCTGGTCTTGTTGCCCCTTTAAAACCATTGGTTGACAAGTTTGGTCCAATAGATGCTTTGACTGCGACTACATTGCAGGCAATCTCGGGCGCTGGATTTTCTCCAGGTGTTTCCGGTATGGACATTTTGGACAATATTGTTCCCTACATTAGtggagaagaagataaaTTGGAAtgggaaacaaaaaaaatcctTGGAACTTTGAACAAGGAGGGCACCGAGGTGGTCAATATCCCAGAAGACGAAATGAAAGTTAGTGCACAATGTAACCGTGTCCCAGTCATTGATGGGCATACCGAATGTATCTCATTGAGATTTGCCCAGAGACCTCCACCTTCAGTTGAAGAGGTGAAAAAGACATTAAGAGAATATGTTTGTGAAGCTTCAAAACTTGGATGTCATTCTGCACCAAAACAAACCATCAATGTTTTGGAACAAGAAGATAGACCACAACCAAGATTGGACAGGGAAAGAGATAATGGATATAGTGTATCTGTTGGTAGAATCAGAGAAGATTCGTTGTTGGATTTCAAAATGGTTGTGTTATCGCACAACACAATCATTGGTGCTGCTGGTTCAGGTATCTTGATTGCTGAGATCTTAAACGCCAGAGGCTTAATTTAG
- the POB3 gene encoding FACT complex subunit (BUSCO:EOG09261WVT): MVNTDFERIYLNQQRSVGRLRIADSGLGWKASSHQQQQNGQAPQQQQPFLLPREEIILATWSRGSKGYELRVQTKNKGVIVLDGFHVDDFNQLKQELTRNFHISLEHEEHSLRGWNWGKTDLAKNELVFNVNNKPAFEIPYDNISNSNLTGKNEVAIEFNLSDGKTIDKLGDEIVEMRFYVPGTTVESETNTTKKTIKNEDGKEEEEEDEEEKRKSEENMADNNAESMEQNAAQVFYEQLKDKADIGQIAGEAIVSFSDALFLTPRGRYDIDMYSTSLRLRGKTYDYKIQYEQIERIFSLPKPDEVHHLIIIQIDPPLRQGQTRYPFLVLQFARDEETELELNLSDEEFDAKYKNRLKKTYDAPTYIVMAHCLRGLTEKKLFTPGSFQSRFLQPGLSCSLKASEGYLYPLDRCFLFVTKPTLYIPYSEISNVVMSRTGGGVSASRTFDLEINIVGSTQKHVFGSIDREEQDNIERFCKEKGVKVKNEEKIAKQRLAKALEQEAAMDEDDDDGDVDMGSAGEDDSEEDDDFKSGSDSDVAEEFDSDAESSASDSEDGGSTAGDGDDRPPKKKAKN, from the coding sequence ATGGTCAACACTGATTTTGAAAGGATATATCTCAACCAGCAAAGGCTGGTTGGTAGATTGCGTATTGCCGACTCTGGTCTTGGTTGGAAGGCAAGCtcacatcaacaacagcaaaatgGTCAAGCaccacaacagcagcaacctTTTTTACTTCCTAGAGAAGAGATTATTTTAGCTACTTGGTCCAGAGGTCTGAAAGGATACGAGTTGCGTGttcaaaccaaaaacaaaggtgTTATCGTGCTTGACGGATTCCATGTTGACGATTTCAACCAGCTCAAGCAAGAATTGACGAGAAATTTCCATATCAGTTTAGAACACGAGGAGCATTCGTTAAGAGGATGGAATTGGGGAAAGACTGATTTAGCCAAGAACGAATTGGTGTTTAACGTGAACAATAAACCAGCGTTTGAGATTCCGTATGATAATATCTCAAACTCTAATTTGACTGGTAAGAATGAAGTTGCCATTGAGTTTAATCTATCTGATGGCAAAACTATTGACAAGTTGGGGGACGAAATTGTCGAGATGAGATTTTATGTTCCTGGAACCACAGTTGAACTGGAGACGAACACaactaaaaaaacaattaagaatgaagatggaaaggaagaagaggaagaggatgaggaggaaaaaaggaagagcgAGGAAAATATGGCTGATAACAATGCCGAGTCGATGGAACAAAATGCAGCACAAGTGTTTTATGAGCAATTGAAGGACAAGGCGGACATTGGACAAATTGCCGGTGAAGCCATAGTATCATTTAGTGACGCGTTGTTCTTGACACCTAGAGGTCGTTATGATATCGATATGTATTCGACATCATTGAGATTAAGAGGCAAAACATACGACTATAAAATCCAATATGAGCAGATTGAGAGGATTTTCTCATTACCCAAACCAGATGAAGTACATCATTTGATCATTATACAAATTGACCCGCCATTAAGACAGGGTCAAACGAGATACccatttttggttttgcaatttgcCAGGGATGAGGAAACAGAGCTTGAGTTAAACTTGAGTGATGAAGAGTTTGATGCCAAGTACAAAAAtagattgaaaaagacaTACGATGCGCCAACATACATTGTTATGGCACATTGTCTTCGCGGACTAACCGAGAAGAAACTTTTTACCCCAGGCTCTTTCCAGTCACGCTTCTTGCAACCTGGTTTATCATGCTCATTAAAGGCTTCAGAAGGTTATTTGTACCCATTGGACAgatgttttttgtttgtcacCAAACCAACACTCTACATTCCATATAGTGAAATCAGTAATGTCGTGATGTCAAGaactggtggtggtgtttcGGCCTCGCGAACATTTGACTTGGAAATCAATATTGTTGGTTCGACTCAGAAACACGTGTTTGGAAGTATAGATCGAGAGGAACAGGATAACATTGAGAGGTTTTGCAAAGAGAAGGGTGTCAAGGTTAAGAATGaggaaaaaattgcaaagcaAAGATTGGCCAAGGCGTTGGAACAAGAAGCTGCAATGGATGaggacgatgacgatggtGATGTAGATATGGGAAGTGCAGGTGAGGACGACTCCgaagaggatgatgatTTCAAGTCAGGTTCAGACTCAGATGTTGCCGAGGAGTTTGATAGTGATGCTGAATCCTCTGCAAGCGACTCGGAAGATGGCGGTAGCACTGCTGGTGACGGAGATGATCGTCCGcctaaaaagaaagcaaaaaactAA
- the RKM5 gene encoding Ribosomal protein lysine methyltransferase: MNRISPLNLEKLTQENLDEYIFTLYSENAPQSRLGYVNKNADLVTITLPESHIDLHIQQSISQLSSTKETTSTTGFVCWSSSVQFSDWILSGNSSSPIKLSKSDTVLELGSGVGGICAATLSGKVGHYIATDQKHVLKLLSSNLANNLDGFESSTMNSDLPTTLKKSSHINATANTETNKHEIRNKTKRNNKYKNNRIDVVEFDWEDLELGLDRLGHTNHDEINIIIACDTIYNEYLITPFINAIKALLTQEHTIALITVQLRDAITMETFVTRLVNDTSLVISVFKRHLLSKDLKNGFEVYHITRRIE, translated from the coding sequence ATGAACCGTATATCTCCTTTAAATCTTGAAAAATTGACCCAAGAGAATCTTGATGAATACATTTTTACTCTATATTCAGAGAATGCACCGCAAAGTCGATTAGGGTATGTGAACAAAAATGCTGACCTTGTCACAATAACACTTCCAGAATCGCACATAGACTTGCATATCCAGCAATCCATTTCACAATTGTCTTCGACTAAGGAAACAACAAGCACCACTGGCTTTGTATGTTGGAGTTCATCAGTTCAGTTCTCGGATTGGATATTGTCAGGAAACTCTTCATCGCCCATCAAGTTGAGCAAATCAGACACAGTGCTTGAGCTTGGGTCCGGTGTTGGAGGTATTTGTGCAGCAACATTGTCAGGCAAAGTAGGTCATTATATCGCGACAGATCAAAAGCATGTACTCAAGTTACTTTCAAGCAATTTAGCAAATAACCTTGACGGGTTTGAAAGTTCGACTATGAATTCAGATTTGCCTACAACACTCAAAAAATCATCGCACATCAATGCAACCGCGAATACCGAAACCAACAAACATGAAATTAGaaataaaaccaaaagaaataataaatacaaaaataacAGAATCGACGttgttgagtttgattGGGAGGACCTTGAGTTGGGTCTAGACAGATTAGGTCACACCAATCACGATGAAATTAATATAATCATTGCTTGCGATACTATTTATAATGAATACTTAATCACACCGTTTATAAATGCTATAAAGGCGTTGCTCACGCAAGAGCATACAATTGCCCTTATAACGGTCCAATTACGCGATGCCATAACAATGGAAACTTTTGTAACAAGATTAGTAAACGATACATCGTTAGTCATATCTGTGTTTAAACGACATCTACTTAGCAAAGACTTAAAAAATGGATTCGAGGTCTATCATATCACGCGACGCATAGAGTGA